The Gammaproteobacteria bacterium genome contains a region encoding:
- the cheY gene encoding chemotaxis response regulator CheY encodes MINKDMCILIVDDFSTMRRIIKNLLRDLGFNNTQEADDGQTALPMLKSGKYDFLITDWNMPGMTGIDLLKAVRADPDLNTLPVLMVTAEQKREQIIEAAQAGVNGYVVKPFTATTLKEKIDKIFERVNG; translated from the coding sequence ATGATTAATAAAGACATGTGTATTCTGATAGTGGACGATTTTTCAACGATGCGACGCATCATAAAAAATCTGTTGCGCGATCTGGGTTTTAATAACACGCAAGAAGCGGATGACGGTCAGACGGCGTTACCCATGCTCAAATCTGGAAAATATGATTTTCTGATTACTGACTGGAATATGCCAGGTATGACAGGAATTGACTTGCTCAAAGCTGTGCGCGCCGATCCAGATTTGAACACGTTGCCAGTATTAATGGTGACCGCAGAGCAAAAGCGAGAACAAATCATCGAGGCTGCACAGGCCGGAGTTAATGGTTATGTGGTTAAGCCTTTTACAGCAACGACACTGAAGGAAAAAATCGACAAGATATTTGAACGGGTCAATGGTTGA
- a CDS encoding RNA polymerase sigma factor FliA — protein MSGVESYQSATKKEDSELVTKYAPLVKRIAYHLVSRLPPSVLPDDLIQAGMIGLLEASRNYDSTQGASFETYAGIRIRGAMLDEIRRSDWAPRSVHKKARMVAEAVRQIENKTGRDARDHEVAQALGLPLDEYHQVLQAASGYRVTSFEDLAPGDEAEADQFADDRGGPLEGLQREDFKRTLAEAIASLPERERLVMALYYDEELNLREIGDVLGVSESRVCQIHSQAVIRLQARMGDWNKPE, from the coding sequence ATGAGTGGTGTCGAAAGCTATCAGTCAGCGACCAAGAAGGAAGACAGCGAACTAGTCACCAAGTATGCACCCTTGGTGAAGCGTATTGCCTATCATTTGGTGAGTCGTTTGCCCCCCAGTGTGTTGCCAGACGATTTAATTCAGGCGGGCATGATCGGACTGCTGGAAGCCTCGCGTAACTACGATTCCACCCAGGGTGCCAGTTTTGAAACCTACGCAGGTATTCGTATCCGCGGAGCCATGCTGGATGAAATTCGTCGCAGCGACTGGGCGCCGCGTTCAGTGCACAAAAAAGCGCGCATGGTGGCTGAAGCGGTACGGCAGATCGAAAACAAAACCGGTCGTGATGCGCGTGATCACGAGGTTGCACAAGCGCTGGGTTTGCCATTGGATGAATATCATCAGGTGTTGCAGGCTGCCAGTGGATATCGGGTAACCAGTTTTGAAGATCTGGCTCCCGGTGACGAAGCAGAAGCCGATCAATTTGCCGATGACCGTGGTGGTCCACTGGAAGGTCTGCAAAGAGAAGATTTTAAGCGAACTTTGGCCGAGGCTATCGCTAGTTTGCCAGAGAGAGAACGCTTGGTCATGGCTCTGTACTATGATGAAGAATTAAACCTGCGTGAGATTGGTGACGTTCTAGGTGTTAGTGAGTCACGTGTTTGTCAGATACATAGCCAGGCCGTGATTCGTTTACAAGCCCGTATGGGAGATTGGAACAAGCCTGAGTAA
- a CDS encoding MinD/ParA family protein, with amino-acid sequence MRQMKRSHPVQVIAVTSGKGGVGKTNVAVNLSVAMAEMGRRVFLMDADMGLANVDVMLGLHPLYNLSHVICGERTLEEILVEGPQGVQIVPAASGTQRMAELTEAENAGVIRAFSDLAHRVDTLVIDTAAGIAHSVVSYCKAAQEVLVVVCDEPTSITDAYALIKVMSREHGIRRFRILANQTHSAQEGRELFEKISRASDRFLDVTLEFVGVLPYDPLVRKAVQKQRPVVEAFPRSRIATAFKNLAQKADRWPVSSKANGHLEFFVERLIQASQSNVGVIA; translated from the coding sequence TTGCGGCAAATGAAGCGGTCACATCCCGTGCAGGTGATTGCCGTGACCAGCGGCAAGGGCGGAGTGGGCAAAACCAATGTCGCCGTCAATTTGTCGGTGGCAATGGCCGAGATGGGGCGGCGCGTATTTTTGATGGACGCCGACATGGGGCTGGCCAACGTGGATGTCATGCTGGGGCTACATCCACTGTACAACCTGTCACACGTTATTTGTGGCGAACGTACATTGGAAGAAATTCTGGTAGAAGGACCGCAAGGCGTGCAAATTGTGCCAGCTGCGTCAGGTACACAGCGAATGGCCGAACTTACCGAGGCAGAGAATGCCGGCGTGATTCGTGCTTTTAGCGATTTAGCGCATCGTGTTGATACGTTGGTGATCGATACGGCGGCAGGGATTGCACACAGCGTTGTAAGTTATTGCAAGGCGGCACAGGAAGTGTTGGTGGTGGTCTGTGATGAGCCGACTTCCATTACCGATGCCTATGCACTGATTAAGGTGATGAGTCGCGAACACGGCATACGCCGTTTTCGGATTCTGGCCAATCAAACACATTCCGCACAGGAGGGAAGGGAATTGTTTGAAAAAATATCTCGAGCCTCGGATCGTTTTTTGGATGTCACACTTGAATTTGTTGGGGTATTACCTTACGACCCGCTGGTTAGAAAAGCAGTACAAAAACAGCGGCCTGTGGTTGAGGCATTTCCTCGCAGCCGTATCGCGACGGCGTTTAAGAACCTCGCGCAAAAAGCCGATAGATGGCCTGTGTCTTCAAAAGCGAATGGTCATTTGGAATTCTTTGTTGAGCGCCTGATTCAGGCTAGCCAATCTAATGTGGGGGTTATAGCATGA
- the flhF gene encoding flagellar biosynthesis protein FlhF: MKLKRFYAPDIRQAINKVRDELGSDAVILSNRQTDGGVEIIAAIDYDDAMLQQKTPHSERSAVAEKSAPVTGARAYAEEQSAFAQMMDKQVGGKEPFWKHVKDKLAATDDGNDSPASAPKANKAKVKAKPKAKNTDDDQQTMEWLAKFDDPDMDENDELDDDTEVRRPAPAKAATPRQEKSPVATQKQTEDQSMREVWSELSNLRGLLEQQLSSLAWGEMGRKHPYRAKAMRHLLQMGVSPGICRRLVESANTDQSFELVWRQVLANFVSRLPVIQDDVLMRGGVFALVGPTGVGKTTTLVKMAARYALQHGTDKIALITTDNYRVGALEQLRTYGRIMEAPVRVANDSAELKDILKSMYDRKLVLIDTAGMSQRDMRLTEQFSMLRDGTSQIKTYLVMSASTQYSVMEETAKAYGKVVLDGCIFTKLDETNSLGSALSVAAEQQLPIAYVCDGQRVPEDLHMEKAVTLVKRAIGMMQKSNHVIDDEMVEMAFGEAAANHVS, translated from the coding sequence ATGAAACTAAAGCGGTTTTATGCCCCGGATATCCGGCAAGCCATAAATAAAGTTCGCGACGAACTCGGTTCGGACGCAGTCATTCTGTCCAATCGGCAAACGGACGGGGGCGTGGAAATTATTGCCGCCATCGACTATGACGACGCCATGCTGCAGCAAAAAACACCACACTCAGAGCGTAGCGCGGTAGCCGAAAAATCAGCGCCCGTGACTGGTGCGCGCGCCTACGCGGAAGAACAAAGCGCCTTTGCCCAAATGATGGACAAACAGGTGGGCGGTAAAGAACCTTTCTGGAAACACGTCAAAGATAAACTGGCTGCGACCGACGATGGAAATGATTCCCCTGCCTCAGCCCCCAAAGCCAACAAAGCAAAAGTCAAAGCCAAGCCCAAAGCTAAAAATACCGATGATGACCAGCAAACGATGGAATGGCTGGCCAAATTTGATGATCCCGACATGGACGAAAATGACGAACTCGATGACGACACTGAAGTTCGTCGCCCAGCGCCGGCCAAAGCGGCAACACCTCGCCAGGAAAAGTCTCCCGTGGCAACACAAAAACAGACTGAAGATCAGTCCATGCGCGAAGTATGGTCTGAACTGAGCAACCTGCGTGGTTTGCTGGAACAGCAACTGTCATCACTGGCCTGGGGCGAAATGGGGCGTAAGCATCCCTATCGCGCCAAGGCTATGCGGCATTTGTTGCAAATGGGCGTTTCGCCCGGTATTTGTCGCCGACTGGTTGAATCGGCCAACACAGATCAGAGCTTTGAACTCGTTTGGCGTCAGGTGCTGGCCAATTTTGTTTCCCGCCTGCCGGTGATTCAGGATGACGTGTTGATGCGTGGTGGCGTATTCGCGCTGGTGGGACCCACCGGCGTGGGCAAGACCACCACGCTGGTCAAAATGGCTGCCCGTTATGCGTTGCAGCACGGCACCGACAAAATTGCCTTGATCACCACCGACAATTACCGCGTGGGCGCACTGGAGCAGTTGCGCACATATGGCCGCATCATGGAAGCGCCGGTACGCGTTGCCAATGATTCGGCAGAACTCAAAGACATTCTCAAATCCATGTACGACCGCAAGCTGGTGTTGATCGATACCGCCGGCATGAGTCAGCGCGATATGCGACTGACCGAACAGTTCTCCATGCTGCGCGATGGTACTTCGCAGATTAAAACCTATCTGGTGATGTCTGCTTCAACTCAATACAGCGTCATGGAAGAAACCGCCAAAGCATACGGCAAGGTGGTGCTGGATGGCTGCATTTTTACCAAACTGGATGAAACCAACAGTTTGGGAAGTGCCTTGTCCGTCGCGGCGGAACAACAATTGCCCATCGCCTATGTCTGTGATGGTCAGCGTGTACCCGAAGATTTACATATGGAAAAAGCCGTGACGTTGGTTAAGCGCGCCATTGGCATGATGCAGAAATCAAATCACGTCATCGATGACGAAATGGTCGAGATGGCTTTTGGAGAGGCGGCGGCCAACCATGTTAGCTAA
- the flhA gene encoding flagellar biosynthesis protein FlhA: MAALQFDRASIQHTFKDIIHSGLGVPLLLIVMLGMMILPMPPFLLDMLFTFNITLSLVVLLAAIYVDRPLDFSAFPTVLLVATLLRLALNIASTRVVLLEGHTGTDAAGQVIESFGEFVIGGNYAVGIVVFAILVIINFIVVTKGSGRISEVTARFTLDAMPGKQMAIDADLNAGSITQEEAQNRREAIVREADFYGSMDGASKFVRGDAIAGILILFINVIGGLIIGMIQHDMALADASRNYVLLTIGDGLVAQIPALLLSVAAAIIVTRVSASGDMGNDVVSQLFASPRTLAVSGGIMAGMGIIPGMPNLPFLILGGAAIGGAYMMNQKAKEGVLRTQQQAVAEAPKAEPPKELGWDDVVPVDLIGLEVGYRLIPLVDKNQGGQLMTRIKGVRKKLSQELGFLVPPVHIRDNLELSPSAYRITLHGVPIGEAEIYTDREMAINPGQVYGRLNGMAGRDPAFGLEAVWIEPGQRDHAQTLGYTVVDPSTVVATHLSQILQSHASELLGREEVQQLLNNLKKTAPKLVEELVPDTLTLGMVVKVLQSLLNEGIPIRDMRSIAESLADSAQHNKDVGYLTASVRMALSRSIVQQINGLDMTLPVITLDPTLEQILLQTVQAGGGNEAGVEPGLAERIHDSLAEAVQKQEMTGKPSVLLVSPPLREMMSKFARRAIPGLHVLSYNEIPDNKEIVVVANVGSAASPMRA, translated from the coding sequence ATGGCCGCATTACAGTTCGATCGAGCCTCAATTCAACACACATTTAAGGACATTATTCACAGTGGGCTAGGTGTACCATTGTTGCTGATCGTCATGCTGGGCATGATGATTTTGCCAATGCCTCCTTTCTTGCTCGACATGCTTTTTACCTTCAACATCACGTTGTCGCTGGTGGTTTTGCTGGCGGCTATTTATGTTGATCGCCCCCTGGATTTCTCCGCGTTTCCCACGGTGTTGCTGGTGGCAACATTGTTGCGGTTGGCGTTGAATATTGCATCGACGCGTGTTGTGCTGCTCGAAGGTCATACCGGGACTGACGCAGCAGGTCAGGTTATCGAATCGTTTGGTGAATTTGTTATCGGCGGTAATTATGCGGTTGGTATCGTCGTTTTCGCGATTCTGGTTATTATCAATTTCATCGTAGTTACCAAAGGATCGGGGCGTATTTCTGAAGTAACTGCGCGTTTCACCTTGGATGCGATGCCAGGTAAACAGATGGCGATCGATGCAGATTTGAACGCAGGTTCGATCACTCAGGAAGAAGCTCAAAATCGCCGTGAGGCGATTGTCAGGGAAGCAGATTTTTACGGTTCCATGGACGGTGCCAGCAAGTTCGTTCGTGGTGATGCCATCGCCGGTATTCTGATTCTGTTTATTAACGTCATCGGTGGTTTGATCATCGGTATGATCCAGCACGATATGGCCTTGGCAGATGCCTCGCGCAACTACGTGCTGCTGACCATCGGTGATGGTCTGGTTGCACAAATTCCAGCACTGTTACTGTCAGTTGCTGCCGCCATTATTGTGACGCGGGTTTCTGCGTCCGGTGATATGGGTAATGACGTAGTGTCGCAACTGTTCGCCTCGCCGCGTACTTTGGCGGTGAGTGGCGGCATTATGGCTGGTATGGGAATTATTCCTGGGATGCCCAATTTGCCCTTCCTGATTCTGGGGGGTGCGGCAATTGGCGGCGCTTATATGATGAACCAAAAAGCCAAGGAAGGCGTGCTACGTACTCAACAGCAAGCCGTCGCTGAAGCGCCTAAGGCTGAGCCGCCCAAAGAACTGGGTTGGGATGACGTCGTGCCCGTGGATCTGATTGGTCTGGAAGTGGGCTACCGGTTGATTCCGCTGGTGGACAAAAACCAGGGCGGCCAGCTGATGACGCGGATCAAGGGCGTGCGCAAAAAACTGTCGCAGGAGCTGGGCTTCCTGGTTCCGCCGGTACACATTCGTGACAACCTGGAGCTCAGCCCCAGTGCCTACCGCATCACCCTGCACGGTGTGCCCATAGGCGAGGCTGAAATTTATACCGATAGAGAAATGGCCATCAATCCTGGCCAGGTTTATGGCCGCCTCAACGGTATGGCAGGTCGTGATCCAGCGTTTGGCCTGGAGGCCGTTTGGATCGAGCCCGGCCAGCGTGATCATGCGCAGACCTTGGGGTATACCGTGGTAGACCCCAGTACGGTGGTGGCCACTCACCTTAGCCAAATCCTGCAGAGTCATGCCAGCGAATTGCTGGGGCGGGAAGAAGTGCAGCAACTACTTAATAATCTTAAGAAAACTGCTCCAAAACTGGTGGAAGAACTGGTGCCGGATACTCTGACGCTGGGCATGGTGGTGAAGGTGCTGCAGAGCCTGCTGAACGAGGGCATTCCCATCCGCGATATGCGTAGTATTGCCGAGTCCCTGGCCGATAGCGCCCAACATAATAAAGATGTCGGATATTTGACGGCCTCGGTGCGTATGGCACTTAGCCGCTCAATTGTTCAGCAAATTAATGGGTTGGACATGACTTTGCCGGTCATTACGCTTGACCCGACTCTGGAACAGATATTGCTGCAGACCGTTCAGGCCGGTGGTGGAAACGAAGCCGGGGTAGAACCAGGCTTGGCAGAACGCATCCATGATTCTTTGGCCGAAGCGGTTCAAAAGCAGGAAATGACAGGTAAACCATCGGTGTTACTGGTTTCTCCGCCACTGCGAGAGATGATGTCCAAGTTCGCCAGACGCGCCATACCGGGATTGCATGTTCTTTCCTACAACGAGATTCCAGACAACAAGGAAATCGTTGTGGTAGCAAACGTAGGCAGTGCAGCGTCCCCGATGAGGGCTTGA
- the flhB gene encoding flagellar biosynthesis protein FlhB, with product MAENEDGQEKSEAPSEKRRTDARERGQVPRSREFNTFFMMIASGAGLLMLGPTMMDKLLDILKIGFSPTREQIFDTKFMALLLQDRILESLILMAPLMLMLYLVALFIPMIVGGWNFSFKAMAFKGSKLDPLKGTKRIFGAQGLMELVKAIAKVVLIGWVAVAILMWQADSIMGLGYMPVEVALEFLGRDIIWFFILMSFSLIVVAAMDTPFQIWNNTQQLKMTKKEVKDENKNQEGSPETKSRIRRVQIEMARRRMMQQVPTADVVITNPTHYSVALRYDQESGGAPVVVAKGTDTLAFRIRAVANEHNVPILESPALARAVYYSTDLDEEIPSELYLAVAKVLAYIFSLKDKPGTDFSRPLEFTDVTIPEGFRRDN from the coding sequence ATGGCAGAGAACGAAGACGGCCAAGAAAAGTCGGAAGCCCCCTCGGAGAAACGTCGAACCGATGCGCGCGAGCGTGGTCAGGTGCCACGCTCGCGTGAATTCAACACCTTCTTTATGATGATCGCATCAGGTGCAGGGCTATTGATGTTGGGGCCGACCATGATGGACAAACTTCTGGACATTCTCAAAATTGGCTTTTCGCCAACACGTGAGCAAATCTTTGATACCAAATTTATGGCATTGCTACTACAGGATCGGATACTTGAAAGTCTGATTTTGATGGCACCCTTGATGTTGATGCTTTATTTGGTCGCATTATTTATCCCCATGATTGTTGGTGGTTGGAACTTTTCCTTCAAAGCCATGGCGTTCAAGGGCAGCAAGCTTGATCCATTGAAAGGTACAAAGCGTATTTTTGGTGCTCAGGGATTGATGGAGCTGGTGAAGGCAATCGCCAAGGTGGTCCTGATAGGTTGGGTTGCGGTTGCCATTTTGATGTGGCAAGCCGATTCTATAATGGGTTTGGGATATATGCCGGTGGAAGTCGCGTTGGAGTTTCTTGGTCGCGATATTATTTGGTTTTTTATTTTAATGTCATTTAGTTTGATTGTTGTTGCAGCGATGGATACACCATTTCAGATATGGAACAACACCCAGCAGTTGAAGATGACCAAGAAAGAAGTCAAAGACGAAAATAAAAACCAGGAAGGTAGCCCCGAAACCAAATCGCGTATCCGTCGTGTGCAAATTGAGATGGCCAGACGTCGGATGATGCAACAAGTGCCAACCGCAGATGTGGTTATTACCAACCCGACCCACTATTCGGTTGCGTTACGATACGATCAGGAATCCGGTGGCGCTCCGGTAGTTGTGGCCAAAGGTACGGACACTTTGGCGTTCCGCATTCGTGCTGTTGCAAATGAACATAACGTTCCCATACTCGAATCACCCGCCTTGGCGCGTGCTGTTTACTACAGTACCGACCTGGATGAAGAGATTCCATCCGAGTTATACCTGGCAGTTGCCAAGGTACTTGCATATATTTTCTCGCTCAAAGACAAGCCTGGTACAGATTTTTCAAGGCCATTGGAGTTTACTGATGTCACGATTCCCGAAGGGTTCAGGCGTGACAACTAA
- the fliR gene encoding flagellar biosynthetic protein FliR, giving the protein MLFTGAEIGGLIGQYLWPFVRVTAFVAAFPIFSSAFIPIQVRVVLALALTIAIVPSVPAVPQIDPVSAEGFMLVIQQVMIGVSMGFIFHMVFGAFVIGGQIIAMQMGLGFSTMIDPVNGSQAPVLSMMFLIMVTLFFLAMDGHLAVIRMLADSFQTLPIGLEGVDKSAFKMIVDWGSKMFEGALMLSLPAVTALLLVNIALGVMGRAAPQLNIFAVGFAITIAGGFYIILLSLPMMLESFKHLSLDGMEVIKTIGHVR; this is encoded by the coding sequence ATGTTGTTTACTGGCGCTGAAATCGGTGGTTTGATAGGTCAGTATTTATGGCCCTTTGTGCGCGTTACCGCATTTGTTGCTGCCTTTCCCATTTTCAGTTCTGCGTTTATTCCAATTCAGGTTCGAGTGGTTCTGGCGTTGGCATTGACGATTGCCATTGTTCCTTCTGTTCCTGCAGTTCCACAAATTGATCCGGTGAGTGCCGAGGGTTTCATGCTGGTTATTCAGCAGGTGATGATTGGCGTATCGATGGGATTTATTTTTCACATGGTGTTTGGTGCATTCGTAATTGGCGGTCAGATTATTGCGATGCAAATGGGTTTGGGCTTTTCCACCATGATTGATCCTGTCAATGGTTCACAGGCGCCGGTTTTGAGTATGATGTTTTTGATCATGGTCACGCTGTTTTTTCTGGCCATGGATGGTCACTTGGCGGTGATACGTATGTTGGCAGATAGTTTTCAAACGCTGCCTATAGGACTGGAAGGTGTGGATAAATCCGCATTCAAGATGATTGTCGACTGGGGCAGTAAAATGTTCGAAGGGGCATTAATGCTGTCCCTGCCGGCGGTAACAGCGTTGTTGCTGGTGAATATTGCTCTGGGTGTTATGGGACGTGCAGCGCCCCAGCTGAATATTTTTGCGGTGGGCTTTGCCATTACGATTGCCGGAGGTTTTTATATCATCCTGTTGTCGTTGCCTATGATGCTTGAAAGCTTTAAGCATTTGTCACTGGATGGCATGGAAGTTATTAAAACCATAGGTCACGTTCGCTGA
- a CDS encoding flagellar biosynthetic protein FliQ yields MTPESVVDIFQDTLELLTLLVSICLLPALAIGLVVAMFQAATSINEMTLSFIPKLLITFATLMVAGPYMLNLLLSYMHRMIVDIPMMIG; encoded by the coding sequence ATGACACCTGAGTCAGTCGTCGATATATTCCAGGATACGCTCGAGCTGTTAACTTTGTTAGTAAGCATCTGTTTGTTGCCAGCGTTGGCGATCGGTTTGGTTGTTGCGATGTTCCAGGCGGCGACCTCCATTAATGAGATGACCCTTAGTTTCATTCCAAAGCTTTTAATAACTTTTGCAACTCTCATGGTTGCTGGTCCGTATATGTTGAATTTGTTACTTTCATACATGCACCGCATGATCGTGGATATCCCGATGATGATAGGTTAG
- the fliP gene encoding flagellar type III secretion system pore protein FliP (The bacterial flagellar biogenesis protein FliP forms a type III secretion system (T3SS)-type pore required for flagellar assembly.) yields MNRLFIFAALLLVAWMPEVVMAADPGVPALSVQTNPDGGQTYSLTLQVLAIMTLLTFLPAALMMLTAFTRIVIVLSILRQAIGLMQAPSNQVLIGLSLFLTFFIMEPVFTKVYNEAIVPYMDEKLEAPAAFKAAQGPFREFMMAQTRESDLEMFGNISGHTNISSPEDVPFSMLIPAFVTSELKTAFQIGFLIYIPFLVIDLIVASVLMAMGMMMLSPMMISLPFKIMLFVLVDGWALIMGTLASSFYI; encoded by the coding sequence ATGAATAGACTCTTTATTTTTGCAGCACTTTTGTTGGTGGCGTGGATGCCAGAAGTCGTGATGGCAGCGGATCCGGGTGTTCCCGCATTGTCCGTACAGACAAACCCTGATGGTGGACAAACTTACAGTTTGACGCTGCAAGTCCTTGCGATTATGACGCTGCTTACTTTCTTGCCAGCAGCGTTGATGATGTTGACTGCATTTACTCGTATAGTGATTGTACTGTCGATACTTCGCCAGGCGATCGGTTTGATGCAGGCGCCATCCAATCAGGTCCTTATCGGTCTTTCACTGTTTTTGACGTTCTTTATCATGGAGCCGGTTTTTACCAAAGTCTATAACGAAGCCATTGTGCCCTATATGGATGAAAAGCTTGAAGCGCCCGCAGCCTTTAAGGCGGCACAAGGGCCATTCAGAGAATTTATGATGGCACAAACCCGGGAAAGTGATTTGGAAATGTTTGGTAATATTTCTGGACATACCAATATTTCTTCGCCTGAAGATGTTCCGTTTTCTATGCTGATTCCCGCATTTGTGACTAGTGAATTGAAAACAGCATTTCAAATTGGTTTTTTGATCTACATACCATTTTTGGTTATCGATCTTATCGTGGCCAGCGTGTTGATGGCGATGGGTATGATGATGCTATCTCCCATGATGATATCACTGCCTTTTAAAATCATGTTGTTTGTTTTGGTTGATGGTTGGGCGTTGATTATGGGAACGCTGGCATCGAGTTTTTATATCTGA
- the fliO gene encoding flagellar biosynthetic protein FliO, producing the protein MMRALIILLMIFPIAVFSADAVQRVDEQSLQIASADAVVAPAVSTAPARPVIQSHQSYSAPDTTSALLKVTLGLGLVVAAIFGSAWAFKRFAGTAFIANDTMKIISGLSLGTRDRIVLIQVGDEQIVVGISPGRIQTLHVLKYPVDVSTENSVVGSAFSERLNAVIKQWKR; encoded by the coding sequence ATGATGCGTGCACTGATAATACTTTTGATGATCTTTCCCATCGCCGTTTTTTCTGCGGATGCTGTGCAGCGTGTTGACGAACAATCTTTGCAGATCGCATCTGCAGATGCAGTCGTTGCCCCGGCAGTTTCTACTGCTCCGGCAAGGCCTGTAATTCAATCTCACCAATCCTATAGTGCGCCGGACACTACCTCGGCCTTGCTTAAGGTAACGCTGGGACTTGGATTGGTAGTTGCGGCCATTTTTGGAAGTGCCTGGGCATTTAAACGCTTTGCTGGCACAGCCTTTATTGCCAATGACACGATGAAAATTATTTCTGGTTTGTCGTTAGGTACAAGAGATCGAATTGTTCTTATACAAGTTGGCGATGAACAAATTGTTGTTGGAATTTCTCCTGGTCGCATACAAACCTTGCATGTTTTAAAGTATCCAGTTGATGTTTCAACCGAGAACTCGGTGGTTGGCTCAGCCTTTTCTGAACGTCTTAACGCGGTAATAAAGCAGTGGAAAAGATGA
- the fliN gene encoding flagellar motor switch protein FliN — translation MAEQGDNLDGDGVEDAWAEALAEQRDTDDGAFRTSPLSEIAGQAGKSGEEPVDLDMVLDIPVTISMEIGRTQISIRNLLKLNQGSVVELDRLAGEPLDVLVNGTLIAHGEVVVVNEKFGIRLTDVITAMERIKKLQ, via the coding sequence ATGGCAGAACAAGGCGACAATTTAGATGGTGATGGTGTTGAGGATGCTTGGGCAGAAGCGCTGGCGGAACAACGCGATACCGATGATGGCGCATTTCGCACTTCGCCGTTGAGTGAAATTGCTGGCCAGGCAGGAAAAAGTGGTGAGGAACCTGTCGACTTGGATATGGTTCTGGATATTCCCGTCACCATCTCGATGGAAATTGGTCGAACACAAATCAGCATACGCAACTTGCTTAAACTGAACCAAGGTTCGGTGGTTGAACTGGATCGCCTCGCTGGCGAGCCACTGGATGTGCTGGTTAACGGTACGCTGATTGCTCATGGAGAAGTCGTTGTGGTTAACGAAAAATTCGGTATTCGTTTGACCGACGTTATTACTGCCATGGAACGTATAAAGAAACTACAATGA
- the fliM gene encoding flagellar motor switch protein FliM — MAGVDILSQDEIDALLHGVSGGSVETDSGVSGDDEIATFDFASQDRIVRGRMPTLEMINERFARFFRVSLFNKLRRAAEISVNGVQMMKFAEYVHSLFVPTSLNMVRMNPLRGTGLFVFDPKLVYIMVDNYFGGEGRFHTKIEGREFTATELKIVEGILQKAFHDMAEAWSPVLQVDYEFLSAEVNPHFANIVSPSEVVVVSTFNVELEGGGGEMHVTFPYIMLEPIRELLDAGVLSDHVEMDERWSQALREEILDAEVEMRAELSKARLTLRQVKDLNVGDIISFEMPENVVLRAAGVPIIRCEHGVQHGNKALRVIEAIKHVQPGEE; from the coding sequence ATGGCTGGCGTGGATATATTATCGCAAGACGAAATTGACGCGCTGTTGCACGGGGTCTCCGGCGGTAGTGTTGAAACAGATAGTGGTGTGAGTGGCGATGATGAAATTGCCACGTTTGATTTTGCCAGCCAGGATCGCATTGTTCGCGGTCGGATGCCGACCCTGGAAATGATTAACGAGCGTTTTGCGCGCTTTTTCCGCGTGAGTTTATTCAACAAGTTGCGTCGTGCAGCAGAAATTTCTGTGAACGGCGTACAAATGATGAAATTTGCTGAATACGTACATAGCCTATTCGTGCCGACCAGCCTGAATATGGTGCGGATGAATCCGCTGCGTGGCACGGGGTTGTTCGTGTTTGACCCTAAGCTGGTGTACATCATGGTTGATAATTATTTTGGTGGTGAAGGGCGTTTCCACACCAAAATAGAAGGTCGCGAATTTACCGCTACCGAATTAAAAATCGTCGAAGGAATACTGCAAAAAGCCTTTCATGACATGGCTGAAGCCTGGTCACCTGTATTGCAGGTCGATTATGAATTTTTGAGTGCTGAAGTCAATCCACATTTTGCCAATATCGTAAGCCCTAGTGAAGTTGTTGTTGTCAGTACGTTCAACGTGGAGCTGGAAGGTGGCGGCGGTGAAATGCACGTTACCTTCCCATATATCATGCTCGAACCCATCCGTGAGTTGCTAGATGCCGGGGTATTGAGCGATCACGTTGAAATGGACGAACGCTGGAGTCAGGCACTTCGTGAAGAAATATTGGATGCAGAAGTGGAAATGCGTGCTGAATTGTCCAAGGCGCGTCTTACATTGCGACAGGTCAAAGATTTAAATGTAGGTGACATTATTTCATTTGAAATGCCAGAAAATGTTGTGTTACGGGCCGCAGGCGTTCCAATTATACGCTGCGAGCATGGTGTGCAACATGGCAATAAGGCACTGCGAGTTATCGAAGCAATCAAGCATGTGCAACCGGGTGAAGAATAA